From Phaeodactylum tricornutum CCAP 1055/1 chromosome 11, complete sequence, one genomic window encodes:
- a CDS encoding predicted protein gives KVEILKNLDHPNIVRCIETFDYRDRMFIALELCNGGDLYTRDPYTEKQAQEIVQSLFGAIAYIHSRGIVHRDLKFENVMFVSIRSSEVKLIDFGLSQKFAANEHLHDAVGTVYTMAPELLAGDYDAKADVWSLGVIAFMLLSSAMPFYGKTRDRVIRKIVRGKYDFKSRRWKQVSEDAKMFVTGLLQVDIATRPTASDVLQDQNSWLQRNFDVNGHAPEVDMMDSVQAAIEAFADYGKLKKLALMVIAYKSTEEEIGFLRKVFKKFDVSQNGEISLSEFSAALRRHYDYTDSEIFAMFRGIDVDGTGSVHYIEFLGATLLAHGSMDESRIAEAYDRIDCDDTGYITVANLREFLGNDVPTRYLEEIIEEADITHDHRISYDEFLAL, from the exons AAAGtcgaaattttgaaaaacCTCGATCATCCGAATATTGTGCGTTGCATCGAAACCTTTGACTATCGAGATCGCATGTTTATTGCGTTGGAACTGTGTAATGGCGGTGACTTATACACTCGCGATCCGTACACAGAAAAACAAGCTCAGGAAATTGTGCAAAGTCTCTTTGGAGCCATTGCTTACATTCACTCTCGCGGCATCGTACACCGAGATCTCAAATTCGAGAATGTCATGTTTGTCAGCATTCGTTCCTCGGAAGTTAAATTGATTGACTTTGGACTGAGTCAAAAGTTTGCTGCGAACGAGCATTTGCACGATGCAGTTGGTACAGTTTACACCATGGCACCCGAGTTGCTCGCTGGAGACTACGATGCGAAGGCCGACGTCTGGTCCCTCGGTGTCATTGCCTTTATGCTCTTGTCCAGCGCCATGCCATTTTATGGGAAGACTCGGGACCGTGTCATTCGTAAGATCGTGCGCGGCAAGTACGACTTTAAAAGTCGACGATGGAAGCAAGTGTCTGAGGATGCCAAAATGTTCGTTACCGGTTTGTTGCAAGTAGACATTGCAACTCGGCCCACGGCTTCGGATGTTTTACAGGACCAGAACAGCTGGCTACAACGAAATTTTGACGTAAATGGTCACGCGCCCGAAGTAGACATGATGGACAGCGTGCAAGCAGCAATTGAGGCTTTTGCGGATTACGGCAAGCTAAAAAAGCTAGCCTTGATGGTGATTG CGTACAAAtccaccgaagaagaaattggtTTTCTGCGTAAAGTGTTCAAAAAGTTTGACGTTTCGCAAAACGGTGAAATTTCATTATCCGAGTTCTCCGCTGCGCTGAGGCGGCACTACGACTACACCGATAGTGAGATCTTTGCAATGTTTCGAGGCATAGACGTAGACGGGACGGGCAGTGTGCATTACATTGAATTCTTGGGCGCTACATTGCTTGCGCATGGTAGTATGGACGAATCTCGTATTGCCGAGGCGTATGATCGTATCGACTGCGACGATACGGGCTACATAACAGTTGCCAATTTACGAGAGTTTTTAGGAAACGATGTCCCGACGAGgtacttggaagaaattATCGAGGAAGCGGACATTACTCACGATCACCGTATCTCGTACGACGAGTTTTTGGCACTC
- a CDS encoding predicted protein translates to MGTYLSTPITEKNAESGESLDCPSTPVAWGVVDMQGWRKTMEDSHVAQTDIDVPAHHFEASHDPARHVDAKVFGVFDGHGGPEVARFCQLYLINVLTQQPTWQFESKTNAGNGRLTCNLPDHPIHAGATAIIAVIVGRTLTVANAGDSRAVLCRGGDTIAMSFDHKPFDNREISRITMAGGFVNQFGRVNGNLNLSRSIGDLKYKQGPIPPSEQMITAEPDITQILLEPRDEFVILGCDGIWDCLTNEQAVEYVRQRIETKTPAEIGTEMLDDIISVDPRVTQGIGGDNMTIMVVDL, encoded by the exons ATGGGAACGTATCTCTCCACTCCCATCACGGAAAAGAACGCAGAATCCGGAGAATCGCTGGATTGTCCGTCAACTCCCGTTGCCTGGGGCGTCGTCGATATGCAGGGATGGCGCAAGACTATGGAAGACTCACACGTCGCGCAAACCGACATTGACGTGCCGGCACATCACTTTGAAGCCTCGCACGATCCGGCCCGGCACGTGGACGCCAAAGTCTTTGGAGTCTTTGACGGACACGGGGGCCCGGAAGTGGCGCGCTTTTGCCAATTGTATCTGATCAACGTATTGACGCAACAACCAACTTGGCAGTTCGAGTCCAAGACGAATGCTGGC AACGGTCGTTTGACGTGTAATCTTCCGGATCACCCCATTCACGCGGGTGCTACCGCCATTATAGCCGTCATTGTTGGTCGCACATTGACGGTAGCCAACGCGGGCGACTCGCGCGCTGTTTTGTGTCGTGGGGGTGATACCATTGCGATGAGCTTTGATCATAAACCCTTCGATAATCGAGAGATCAGCCGTATCACAATGGCCGGTGGGTTTGTCAACCAGTTTGGCCGTGTGAATGGGAATTTGAATCTCTCACGTTCGATTGGAGATTTGAAATACAAACAGGGACCGATACCTCCGTCCGAGCAAATGATCACGGCCGAACCGGACATTACACA AATTCTTTTGGAGCCACGAGACGAATTCGTTATTCTCGGGTGCGACGGAATCTGGGATTGTTTGACCAACGAACAGGCCGTAGAGTACGTTCGGCAGCGTATTGAAACAAAAACACCGGCCGAAATAGGTACCGAAATGCTGGATGACATCATCAGTGTCGATCCGCGCGTGACGCAGGGCATTGGCGGGGACAACATGACTATCATGGTAGTTGATTTA
- a CDS encoding predicted protein — protein TNMHFALKVINLAMVKEDKIDQLKNEIEILKTLDHKNIIKAFETFQMRANKKLMIVMELCTGGDLFARLPYSERHATVCIKQILSAISYMH, from the coding sequence ACCAATATGCACTTCGCTCTTAAAGTCATCAACCTGGCTATGGTGAAGGAGGATAAGATTGATCAGCTCAAGAACGAAATTGAGATTTTAAAAACACTGGATCACAAAAATATTATCAAGGCGTTCGAAACTTTTCAAATGAGAGCCAACAAAAAGCTAATGATAGTGATGGAGCTATGTACGGGGGGTGATTTATTTGCGAGGTTACCCTACAGTGAGCGACACGCTACTGTTTGCATTAAACAAATTTTGTCTGCCATTTCTTACATGCAC
- a CDS encoding predicted protein — VTTVSSIIYAMKSIHLSRVTDVNFVEELRNEIAILKTLDHPHIVRAMETYEHRNQIFIVMELCSGGDLYSRDPYTEEEAARITSSILSAIGYMHSKGFTHRDLKYENILFMSNDPQSEIKLIDFGMCLFVRFGFYTMAPEVLKGKYTKQADLWSIGVITYMLLSSQMPFYGRKRRHIVEQIMEGKFEFKGRRWKKLSQQSKAFVQDLLIVDPGDRVTADEALGASWLNRRFSATSREAHVEEIDSVHRSLVKFSDYSKLKKVALMVVAHRSSSSEIGILRKVFQKYDTKRDGQLSYEEFKAALSDAGYDENEYRKIFDAIDMDGSNKIRYTEFLSATIEAHGAISEERLAEAFDRIDSDDSGYISAANLKAMLGDEFNEKEIDEIIEEADITRDGKISYAEFLAL, encoded by the exons GTGACTACTGTGAGCAGTATCATTTACGCGATGAAATCAATACACCTGTCCCGCGTCACGGACGTCAACTTTGTTGAAGAGCTCAGGAACGAAATCGCCATTTTGAAAACTCTGGATCATCCGCATATTGTGCGGGCCATGGAAACGTATGAACATCGGAACCAAATCTTTATCGTCATGGAGCTGTGCAGTGGTGGGGATCTGTATAGTCGGGATCCTTACACAGAGGAAGAAGCCGCTCGAATTACCAGCTCGATTTTGAGTGCAATCGGATACATGCATTCAAAAGGATTTACTCATCGGGATCTCAAGTACGAGAATATCTTATTCATGAGCAACGACCCACAATCGGAAATCAAACTGATCGACTTTGGTAtgtgtttgtttgttcgttTCGGGTT TTACACTATGGCACCCGAAGTTCTCAAGGGAAAGTACACGAAACAGGCTGACTTGTGGTCAATAGGAGTGATTACGTATATGCTATTGTCGAGTCAAATGCCCTTCTACGGTCGCAAGCGGCGACACATTGTGGAACAAATTATGGAGGGCAAGTTCGAATTTAAAGGCCGCCGTTGGAAAAAACTCTCACAACAGTCCAAAGCCTTTGTGCAAGACTTGTTGATAGTAGACCCGGGCGATCGAGTGACCGCCGATGAAGCCTTGGGTGCATCTTGGTTGAACAGACGATTTAGTGCAACTTCCCGTGAGGCTCACGTAGAGGAGATTGATTCAGTACATCGTAGTTTGGTGAAATTCTCTGACTACTCCAAGCTGAAAAAGGTCGCTCTGATGGTCGTCGCTCACCGCTCAAGCTCGTCGGAAATTGGTATTCTACGGAAAGTCTTTCAAAAGTACGATACGAAACGAGACGGTCAGTTGAGTTATGAGGAATTCAAGGCCGCTCTATCGGACGCTGGCTACGACGAGAATGAATACCGCAAGATATTCGATGCGATCGATATGGATGGTTCGAACAAGATTCGGTATACCGAGTTTTTGAGTGCAACAATTGAAGCACATGGAGCGATTAGCGAAGAACGGCTGGCGGAAGCTTTTGATCGCATTGATTCCGACGACTCTGGTTATATATCTGCGGCCAATCTCAAGGCCATGTTGGGCGACGAGTTTAACGAGAAGGAAATTGACGAGATTATTGAAGAGGCGGACATTACCAGGGACGGAAAGATTTCGTATGCTGAATTTCTGGCCTTG
- a CDS encoding predicted protein: protein MLSAKAEYKFLTGQDFGPPPKEEKKKKQDSPAEADEVPSEKNKEKRAAKAAAKAEKEAKKVAQREERARREAEKTAKLAGIGQDNFGDAPLIQSQIITDKVWTPIQNLKPSLAGESVLVRGHLQTARAVGKGAFVLVRSSLYSVQGVAFESKDDDGAVSSAMIKYMAGLPAESVVDMRGIVTVPDQPVDSATQKMVEIKIESFHCVAKAKKALPFQMEDACRPDSGKETDIGAYNEDDPEVVDSEDGLIHIGQKMRLDYRWIDLRTPANQSIFRIESMVGCLFREFLLQRGFVEIHTPKLIGGASEGGSDVFTLDYFGQSACLAMSPQLHKQMTAACSGFERVFETGPVFRAENSNTRRHLCEFTGLDLEMVIHEHYDEVLAVMSELFIYIFDGVNERCKPELERVREQHPFEDLQYLSPTLKLTFAEGCALLREAGIDQDNYEDLSTENEKKLGDIVKQKYGTDFFFLDKFPLAVRPFYTMPDPNDPKLSNSYDFFIRGQEIVSGAQRVHDPDLIEERAKALGIDVESIADYVESFRHGALPHGGGGIGLERVVMLFLGLPNIRKAAWFPRDPKRISP, encoded by the coding sequence ATGCTGAGTGCGAAAGCCGAGTACAAATTCTTGACGGGGCAGGACTTTGGTCCTCCAcccaaggaagaaaagaaaaagaaacaggaCAGTCCCGCTGAAGCAGACGAGGTTCCTTCCGAAAAGAATAAGGAAAAGCGTGCAGCCAAAGCAGCAGCCAAGGCTGAAAAGGAGGCGAAAAAGGTTGCACAGCGGGAAGAGCGAGCCCGTCGTGAAGCCGAGAAGACCGCCAAACTCGCCGGCATTGGGCAGGACAATTTTGGCGATGCGCCCTTGATCCAGTCGCAGATCATCACGGACAAAGTGTGGACTCCCATTCAGAATTTGAAACCGTCCCTCGCGGGGGAAAGTGTTCTCGTTCGGGGGCACCTGCAAACAGCTCGAGCCGTTGGGAAGGGAGCTTTTGTCCTCGTGCGTTCCAGTCTTTACTCCGTACAAGGAGTCGCCTTTGAATCgaaagacgacgatggcgcCGTCAGTTCCGCTATGATCAAGTACATGGCTGGACTGCCAGCAGAGTCGGTCGTGGACATGCGAGGGATCGTTACGGTCCCCGACCAGCCCGTAGATTCCGCGACGCAAAAAATGGTCGAAATTAAAATTGAATCGTTTCATTGcgtcgccaaggccaagaaagCCTTGCCCTTTCAAATGGAGGACGCCTGTCGACCTGATTCCGGAAAGGAAACCGACATTGGTGCCTACAATGAAGATGATCCGGAAGTTGTCGACTCCGAAGACGGTCTCATCCATATCGGTCAAAAGATGCGTCTCGATTATCGTTGGATCGATTTGCGGACCCCCGCTAACCAATCCATCTTCCGCATCGAGAGTATGGTCGGCTGCTTGTTCCGTGAGTTTTTGCTTCAACGCGGGTTTGTAGAAATTCACACACCTAAGCTCATTGGAGGAGCCTCCGAAGGTGGCTCCGACGTCTTTACGCTAGACTATTTCGGACAGTCTGCCTGTTTGGCCATGAGCCCGCAGCTCCACAAACAGATGACGGCCGCCTGCTCTGGCTTTGAACGCGTTTTCGAAACCGGTCCTGTATTTCGGGCCGAAAATTCGAATACCCGTCGGCACCTTTGCGAATTTACCGGACTCGATCTGGAAATGGTCATTCACGAGCATTATGATGAAGTGCTGGCGGTCATGAGCGAGCTCTTTATTTACATATTCGATGGCGTTAACGAGCGCTGCAAGCCGGAACTGGAACGTGTTCGGGAGCAGCATCCGTTTGAGGACTTGCAGTACCTGAGCCCGACGCTCAAACTGACCTTTGCCGAAGGCTGCGCCTTGCTCCGTGAAGCTGGCATCGATCAAGACAATTACGAAGACTTGAGTaccgaaaacgaaaagaaactCGGCGACATTGTCAAGCAAAAGTACGGGACggactttttcttcttggacaAGTTTCCTTTGGCGGTGCGGCCATTCTACACCATGCCCGACCCGAACGACCCCAAACTTTCCAACAGCTACGATTTTTTTATTCGTGGTCAAGAGATTGTGTCCGGTGCCCAGCGTGTTCACGATCCTGACTTGATTGAAGAGCGCGCCAAGGCTTTGGGTATTGATGTCGAGAGCATCGCCGACTACGTTGAATCCTTTCGTCACGGTGCCCTACCGcacggtggcggcggtatCGGACTGGAGCGTGTCGTCATGTTGTTTTTGGGCCTACCCAATATTCGCAAGGCGGCCTGGTTTCCCCGTGACCCAAAGCGTATTTCTCCGTAA
- a CDS encoding predicted protein: protein MEETEQGHPTKPADVAGLRGSQVSDSEGIAESPENLALAPVALSAVPEEAVASLETTSLPKAKEGSGSKATSRPCLVSRHQSRDSSHDLDLDAMDAISETKKSRHSKANTPGANATKPKALPNIPAADNHDDDESYKDRIRLGICAMDKKARSKPMAEILSRLDESLFQVVFFGDDVITNKPIEEWPVCDVVVAFFSKGYPLDKAKEYVKLRKPFILNDLDTQELLQDRRRVYDLLEGSGIDVPRHVYLSRDGYISTGTGDGNGSRHQEVIEFDDHIERNPSMQKTTILPFSYPTSAGGGCKKLFRKIGNRSSEFYPDINEVRRDGSYIYEEFVETQGTDVKMYTVGPEYGHAEARKSPAVDGKVERNSDGKEVRFPVILTYREKETARRIVLVFKQFVCGFDILRVQVGQSVVSKYYDDCAQILSEHILALIKPAALKTFSTLDPLVTTSLNRLDEEITEGDVPKRKDTFMSRASRMLQGEPAEDDDEEEDSKYKALLPHENTHSPPRSETGELLSNAATTLVEGAVPVREFPNNLTSEPASLTHSANSSVVDEKDRDTPRRRRSTSLSMPGSHQEELRCVLAIVRHGDRTPKQKLKVNMTEPHILKYFHDHNKGDCQKDLKVKAKAPLTEFLQTVKNTLKELPGTDHEGVRYQMMHMRDILERWKILGLNRKLQIKPRKFEEYEDEKGELKKRCVEVQLILKWGGNLTKLGEKQSINLGRRLRHEMYPDAPGGGILRLHSTFRHDLKIKTSDEGRVMKTAAAFAKGLLELEGDLPPILVSLVHKEKGSLHMLDPSGNKEVKMELDECKEKITANLQRDIDIGTAKESEIEQLVGPMALTSLRNALENVGNPRKTLFAIHQTMGELLEQLEEMLGDMGSGDEKRIEGGEGIKGENDDDVALSGVKLYKGETLLELTERWRFIYDRLYDSDTDQFDLSRIPDVHDNVRFDVLHNPHLGLTNTLHKLYECAKYMADCVVPQEYGTTVEEKRSVGVKICKGLLEKIMYDLSVARTDNEVDMRYMINMDYSADLPINTMGRRIRTRLYFTSESHLHTVLNALRFAGDGGANPLLSEHGVSIINGTPELCYLTQIVMRVFEDSRREMHDPRRFRVEILFSPGATATPFHLHEGDREQDTSRFDTAPLKMIGREGLTCAEVEEFFEKVIMAGRTEEDENELASTSTATVDAKAPKDKSKKKKTVNLDNGTAREIGKTSAEINSFPPSASVEPDTVTLLKSRTEKGLPESKTDVRPGEAESVHSTNEKPADSIAIPADSHLNVPFKDREAEASKIVARKYFWSTVAVGSFTLAVGCLYMAFSMGDDTRRRRRWASRR, encoded by the exons ATGGAAGAAACAGAACAAGGGCACCCCACAAAGCCCGCAGACGTTGCAGGGCTCCGTGGTTCACAGGTTTCTGATTCAGAGGGAATTGCGGAGTCACCTGAGAACCTTGCTTTGGCTCCTGTGGCCTTATCCGCAGTGCCAGAGGAGGCAGTGGCTAGTCTAGAAACCACATCCCTCCCCAAAGCAAAGGAAGGGTCAGGCTCAAAAGCGACCTCCCGACCTTGTCTTGTTTCTCGGCATCAATCGCGTGACAGCTCacacgatttggatttggaCGCAATGGATGCCATATCGGAAACTAAGAAGTCTAGGCATAGCAAGGCCAATACCCCCGGCGCTAACGCAACCAAGCCCAAAGCGTTGCCGAACATTCCGGCCGCCGACAAtcacgatgacgacgagtccTACAAAGACCGGATTCGTCTAGGAATCTGCGCCATGGATAAAAAAGCTCGTTCCAAGCCTATGGCAGAGATTCTTTCGCGACTCGACGAGAGTCTCTTTCAAGTAGTCTTCTTTGGAGACGATGTAATAACCAATAAGCCCATAGAAGAATGGCCGGTTTGTGACGTTGTGGTGGCCTTTTTCAGTAAGGGTTATCCCCTCGACAAGGCGAAGGAATACGTCAAATTGCGCAAACCTTTTATCCTGAACGATCTCGATACACAGGAACTGTTGCAGGATCGACGACGGGTCTACGATTTATTGGAAGGTTCAGGGATTGATGTACCTCGACACGTTTACTTGAGCCGGGACGGCTACATTTCGACGGGTACGGGGGACGGCAATGGAAGTCGCCATCAAGAAGTTATTGAGTTTGATGACCACATTGAA AGAAACCCGTCAATGCAGAAGACCACAATATTGCCATTTAG ttacccTACTAGTGCTGGTGGTGGGTGCAAGAAACTCTTCCGAAAGATTGGCAACCGCTCGTCCGAGTTTTACCCTGACATCAACGAGGTCCGACGTGATGGAAGCTACATATATGAGGAGTTCGTCGAGACGCAAGGCACGGACGTAAAAATGTATACAGTAGGACCGGAATATGGACATGCTGAAGCGCGCAAATCTCCAGCAGTTGATGGTAAAGTAGAACGGAATTCGGACGGCAAGGAAG TTCGATTTCCTGTTATTCTAACCTACCGAGAAAAGGAAACGGCGAGACGCATCGTTCTGGTTTTTAAGCAGTTTGTTTGTGGATTCGACATACTTCGTGTCCAAGTCGGGCAATCTGTCGTCTC CAAATACTATGATGATTGCGCACAAATTCTTTCGGAACACATTCTTGCGCTCATCAAGCCAGCGGCGCTTAAAACGTTTTCAACATTAGACCCATTAGTGACCACAAGTCTGAATCGGCTGGACGAAGAGATTACCGAGGGGGATGTGCCCAAACGGAAGGATACTTTTATGTCTAGAGCGAGTCGCATGTTACAAGGCGAGCCAGctgaagacgatgatgaagaggaagacaGTAAATACAAAGCTTTGTTACCGCACGAAAATACCCATTCCCCACCCCGTTCAGAAACAGGCGAGCTTCTTTCCAACGCTGCGACGACTCTGGTCGAAGGAGCAGTTCCAGTCCGTGAGTTTCCCAACAACCTAACCTCGGAGCCTGCTTCGTTGACGCATTCGGCGAATAGTTCAGTAGTTGATGAGAAGGACAGGGATACCCCCCGTCGCCGGCGATCAACTTCTCTGAGCATGCCCGGTTCGCATCAGGAAGAACTTCGCTGCGTTCTTGCGATTGTTAGACACGGGGACAGAACCCCAAAGCAAAAGTTGAAAGTGAATATGACGGAGCCACATATTCTCAAATACTTCCACGACCACAATAAAGGAGATTGCCAAAAGGACCTCAAGGTGAAGGCTAAGGCTCCTCTTACTGAGTTCTTGCAGACGGTGAAGAACACTTTGAAAGAACTGCCAGGTACCGATCATGAAGGCGTGCGATATCAAATGATGCATATGCGCGACATTCTGGAACGTTGGAAGATTCTCGGATTGAATCGAAAGCTGCAGATCAAGCCTCGGAAGTTTGAGGAGTATGAAGACGAGAAAGGAGAATTAAAGAAACGATGCGTGGAAGTGCAACTCATTTTGAAGTGGGGAGGCAACTTGACTAAGCTTGGCGAGAAGCAATCAATTAACCTCGGCAGGCGTCTTCGGCATGAAATGTACCCG GACGCTCCAGGGGGAGGAATCCTTCGTCTTCATTCAACATTTCGTCACGACCTAAAGATAAAAACCAGTGATGAAGGGAGAGTGATGAAGACTGCGGCCGCTTTTGCAAAG GGTCTCCTCGAACTAGAAGGAGATCTACCCCCTATTCTAGTCTCGCTGGTCCATAAAGAGAAGGGCAGCCTGCACATGCTTGATCCGTCAGGTAACAAAGAGGTGAAGATGGAGCTTGATGAATGCAAAGAAAAGATAACGGCAAACCTACAGCGAGACATCGACATCGGCACTGCAAAGGAATCCGAAATTGAGCAGCTCGTTGGGCCCATGGCTCTGACTTCTCTCCGAAACGCGCTCGAGAATGTGGGGAATCCGCGAAAGACATTATTTGCGATTCATCAAACCATGGGTGAATTGCTTGAGCAGCTGGAGGAGATGCTCGGAGATATGGGAAGTGGAGACGAGAAAAGGATTGAAGGAGGTGAAGGAATAAAAggcgagaacgacgacgatgttgCGCTGAGCGGCGTCAAACTTTACAAAGGAGAAACTCTTTTGGAACTGACTGAGCGTTGGCGTTTCATTTACGATCGTCTCTACGATTCCGACACTGACCAATTTGACTTGTCTCGCATTCCCGATGTTCACGACAACGTTCGTTTCGA CGTGTTGCATAATCCACACCTTGGCTTGACCAATACACTCCATAAACTTTATGAGTGTGCCAAGTACATGGCCGATTGTGTTGTTCCTCAAGAATACGGAACAACTGTAGAAGAGAAAAGGAGCGTGGGAGTCAAAATTTGTAAAGGCCTATTGGAAAAAATCAT GTATGATTTGAGTGTAGCTCGAACGGACAATGAAG TGGATATGCGCTACATGATCAATATGGATTATAGCGCCGACCTTCCGATCAATACTATGGGACGCCGTATTCGTACCCGTTTGTATTTCACGTCCGAATCTCATCTGCACACCGTTTTGAATGCCCTTCGGTTTGCGGGCGACGGAGGTGCCAATCCTCTTCTATCTGAGCATGGCGTGTCAATCATCAATGGCACCCCTGAGCTTTGCTATCTTACCCAAATTGTCATGAGAGTGTTTGAGGATAGCAGGAGAGAGATGCATGATCCTCGGCGATTCCGAGTTGAAATTTTGTTCAGTCCCGGCGCTACTGCTACTCCATTCCATCTGCACGAAGGTGATCGGGAGCAAGATACATCACGTTTCGACACAGCACCTTTGAAAATGATTGGCCGAGAAGGATTGACTTGTGCCGAAGTCGAGGAGTTTTTTGAAAAAGTGATCATGGCCGGGCGTACGGAGGAAGACGAGAACGAGCTTGcttcaacatcaacagctACTGTGGATGCCAAAGCACCGAAAGACAagtcaaagaagaaaaagactgTCAACTTGGACAATGGAACCGCGCGCGAAATTGGTAAGACCTCCGCCGAGATAAATTCTTTCCCGCCGTCTGCTTCCGTCGAGCCAGATACAGTGACTTTGCTAAAAAGTCGTACAGAAAAAGGTCTGCCTGAAAGCAAAACCGATGTGCGTCCAGGAGAAGCGGAGTCTGTGCATTCGACCAACGAAAAGCCAGCGGATTCTATCGCTATCCCAGCCGATAGTCATCTCAATGTCCCATTTAAAGATCGAGAAGCAGAAGCGTCCAAGATTGTGGCTCGTAAGTACTTTTGGAGTACTGTAGCCGTTGGGAGCTTTACCCTGGCGGTCGGATGCCTGTACATGGCTTTTAGTATGGGAGATGACACAAGGCGCAGGCGACGATGGGCGTCTCGTCGTTAA
- a CDS encoding predicted protein: MSDRDHHVLLQPHVLYVSTKQRGNGVLSFIRNVPQAFSRMIPDYVMSATRCALFLSCKYHSLYPNYIHRRIAELKTDFTLRILLVLVDVEDNANVLLILNKLAVQNNLTLILAWTEEEAARYLETYKAFDGKDASIIQKKEQSHFADQVADFLGTCKGVNKTDSAQLLSQFSNVRALAAASMEEMGLVMGMGGVKVKRLHDALHKPFS, translated from the coding sequence ATGTCCGATCGTGACCATCACGTCTTGCTCCAACCACACGTCCTCTACGTCTCCACCAAACAACGCGGCAACGGCGTCCTCTCCTTCATTCGAAACGTCCCACAGGCATTTTCACGCATGATTCCGGACTACGTCATGAGTGCAACCCGCTGTGCCTTGTTTCTTTCCTGCAAATACCATTCGTTGTATCCCAACTACATTCATCGCCGTATCGCGGAACTTAAAACGGACTTTACTCTCCGAATACTGCTCGTTTTGGTGGACGTGGAAGACAACGCCAACGTTTTGCTCATACTGAACAAGCTAGCTGTGCAAAACAACCTCACGCTTATACTAGCATGGACCGAGGAAGAAGCCGCACGATATTTGGAAACCTACAAAGCCTTTGACGGCAAGGACGCTTCCATTATTCAGAAGAAGGAACAGTCCCATTTCGCGGATCAAGTCGCCGACTTCTTGGGAACCTGCAAGGGCGTCAACAAGACGGATTCCGCCCAACTGTTGTCGCAATTTTCCAATGTTCGCGCTCTAGCGGCCGCttccatggaagaaatgggTCTCGTCATGGGTATGGGCGGAGTCAAGGTCAAGCGTTTGCACGATGCATTGCATAAACCTTTTTCG
- a CDS encoding predicted protein, producing HRDLKFENIMFESKHPEAAIKVIDFGLSKEYSPNNHILTERVGTLYSMSPETLQGIYTNQADLWSIGVCTYMMLAAGDKPFEGKTPKQLVAKILMGKYDFEAEVWKDISPEAISFIHSLLVVQPENRSSATDAMRHGWLTHATRQNSDHSSVDDNFRQRVKQGIIRYSNLGDFRKLALNVVAKKSTSAEIFEIRKVFEEFDTNNTGTITLPEFKAALEHFDYSEGDLMEIFRKVDVNKNNVINFTEFVAACIETQGHIEEHRLGEAFDFLDCDDSGYISKKNLRHILGERCNDQYIDCLIREADFRKDGQISYEDFL from the exons CACCGTGACCTCAAGTTTGAAAACATCATGTTTGAATCCAAACATCCCGAAGCGGCCATAAAAGTAATTGACTTTGGTTTATCCAAGGAGTACTCACCTAACAACCATATTTTGACGGAACGTGTGGGGACCCTCTACAGTATGTCGCCGGAAACATTACAAGGCATTTACACCAATCAAGCTGACTTGTGGAGCATTGGAGTTTGTACATACATGATGTTAGCGGCAGGGGATAAGCCTTTCGAAGGCAAAACACCCAAGCAGTTGGTGGCTAAGATATTGATGGGCAAATATGATTTCGAGGCGGAGGTATGGAAGGATATTTCACCCGAAGCCATCTCTTTTATTCACAGTCTATTGGTTGTTCAACCAGAGAATCGATCATCCGCTACGGACGCAATGCGTCACGGTTGGTTGACACATGCCACCCGACAAAATTCGGATCACTCGTCCGTGGATGATAACTTTCGGCAGCGCGTCAAGCAAGGTATTATTCGGTATTCCAACCTCGGGGATTTTCGGAAACTTGCTCTCAATGTGGTCGCTAAGAAGTCGACCTCCGCGGAGATTTTTGAGATACGAAAAGTCTTTGAAGAGTTTGATACAAATAATACAGGAACGATTACGCTGCCAGAGTTTAAGGCTGCATTGGAACATTTCGACTATTCCGAAGGAGATCTTATGGAAATTTTTCGCAAAGTG GACGTCAACAAGAACAATGTTATCAACTTCAcagagtttgttgctgccTGCATAGAGACGCAAGGTCATATAGAAGAGCATCGTTTAGGTGAAGCGTTCGATTTTTTGGACTGCGACGACAGTGGATACATTTCAAAAAAAAATTTGCGGCACATATTGGGAGAACGCTG CAATGATCAATACATTGATTGTTTAATTCGCGAAGCGGACTTCAGAAAGGACGGCCAAATAAGTTATGAAGATTTCTTA